A genomic stretch from Sphingobacterium sp. ML3W includes:
- a CDS encoding HAMP domain-containing sensor histidine kinase has product MKIRTKIVLLFSIISTLLLVVFALYVSYFTYDSLQTKFFHRLEENAVIVGDHIVNQKEENKELYIQVKRKYLKQLSEGTDHLLRVVKGSDSIRFKPNLPMPMSFYKDVMQYGKGRYMHNQTAFVAVFFQDQLHHDNLIVVSEGVDEYGHDEQRQLDRTLITGGLLAILLIILMSFYFADRLLKPIKDINSDLGKVDIANLDYRLSSKFSNAKDELGVLIANLNSMLSRLDISVQSQQSFIGNASHSLKTPLTIIGGEAELARNFIPKEHEAYYSLETIAKYADKMELIINNLLQLSRMGFKGEVDNKVLIRIDELLYEIYKAERSIYKDFRLSFDLTQIPEDSDELTVFANPDLFYIAFSNIISNAYKYGNGEQVQVAISCDDRNITIKVFDKGIGIPQKDQPHIFTSFYRASNVGDIYGNGLGLVLAKNIFDLHAAELSLYSAEGQGTQVVVTLPKIAF; this is encoded by the coding sequence ATGAAAATTAGAACCAAGATCGTACTCTTATTTTCTATCATCAGCACGCTTCTGCTTGTTGTCTTTGCCTTGTACGTCTCTTATTTTACCTACGATAGCCTGCAGACCAAGTTTTTTCATCGGTTAGAAGAAAATGCTGTCATTGTCGGTGATCATATTGTCAACCAGAAGGAAGAAAATAAGGAACTCTATATTCAAGTAAAACGTAAATACCTAAAGCAGTTATCTGAAGGAACAGATCATTTGCTCCGTGTGGTAAAAGGCAGTGACAGTATTCGGTTTAAGCCCAATTTGCCTATGCCGATGAGTTTCTACAAAGATGTGATGCAGTACGGCAAGGGAAGGTACATGCATAACCAAACCGCATTTGTAGCAGTATTTTTTCAAGATCAACTCCATCACGATAATCTTATTGTGGTGTCGGAAGGAGTTGATGAGTATGGGCATGATGAACAACGTCAATTAGACCGTACCTTAATTACAGGTGGGCTCTTAGCAATTCTATTGATTATCCTCATGTCATTTTATTTTGCTGACCGGCTGCTCAAGCCTATAAAAGATATCAATAGCGATTTAGGGAAAGTGGATATTGCTAATCTGGACTATAGACTATCCAGTAAATTCAGCAATGCCAAAGATGAACTGGGCGTATTGATTGCCAACCTCAACTCTATGCTCAGCCGTTTGGATATTTCGGTACAGTCCCAGCAGAGCTTTATCGGTAATGCATCTCATTCATTAAAAACACCCTTGACCATTATTGGTGGTGAAGCGGAACTTGCACGCAATTTCATCCCCAAAGAACACGAAGCCTACTATTCATTGGAAACGATTGCGAAGTATGCGGATAAGATGGAACTCATTATCAATAATCTCCTTCAATTATCGCGTATGGGCTTTAAAGGGGAGGTAGATAATAAAGTGCTCATTCGCATCGACGAATTGCTCTATGAAATTTATAAAGCTGAACGAAGCATCTATAAGGATTTTAGGTTGTCTTTTGATCTTACTCAAATCCCTGAGGATAGCGATGAGTTGACCGTGTTTGCTAATCCCGATCTATTCTATATTGCATTTAGCAATATTATCTCCAATGCGTATAAATATGGTAATGGTGAGCAGGTACAGGTCGCTATTAGTTGTGATGACCGAAATATTACAATTAAAGTATTTGATAAAGGGATCGGAATTCCGCAGAAAGATCAGCCCCATATTTTTACTTCGTTTTATCGTGCTTCCAACGTAGGGGATATCTATGGAAATGGCCTTGGGCTTGTTTTAGCTAAGAATATCTTTGATCTTCATGCTGCGGAACTCAGCCTTTATTCTGCAGAAGGCCAAGGCACCCAAGTTGTTGTCACGCTGCCTAAAATCGCTTTCTAA
- a CDS encoding response regulator transcription factor has product MELLLIEDEPSVISLIERGLKEEGYNISIAMDGYTGLKMAGLNHYDLILLDVMLPGMNGLDVCKNIRMSNNEVPIIILTALNQTEDIVEAFERDADDYLTKPFRLEELKARINRYSRKSKTVTEQKNVLTFDDLQLDRDSKSVQRGEFPIILTATEFRLLEFLMLNRNKVLTRIDILEEVWGMDVDLSTNVVDVYVNYLRKKIDKQFTRKLIHTVIGMGYVIRHEN; this is encoded by the coding sequence GTGGAACTACTGCTTATAGAAGACGAACCGTCGGTCATATCCTTAATAGAAAGAGGGCTAAAGGAAGAAGGCTATAACATTAGCATTGCAATGGATGGCTATACTGGTTTGAAAATGGCCGGATTAAATCATTATGATCTCATTTTGCTGGATGTGATGCTGCCGGGGATGAATGGTCTTGATGTATGTAAAAACATCCGTATGTCCAATAATGAAGTCCCGATTATTATCCTCACTGCACTGAACCAAACCGAAGATATTGTGGAGGCTTTTGAACGTGATGCGGATGACTACTTGACCAAACCGTTTCGCTTAGAGGAGCTAAAGGCTCGTATAAATCGCTATAGCCGCAAGTCCAAAACAGTGACCGAACAAAAGAACGTCTTGACATTTGATGACCTGCAACTGGATCGAGATAGCAAATCTGTTCAACGCGGGGAATTTCCAATCATACTTACGGCCACCGAATTCCGCTTATTGGAATTCTTGATGCTCAATCGTAATAAGGTATTGACACGAATAGACATCCTAGAGGAAGTATGGGGCATGGATGTCGATCTAAGTACCAATGTCGTGGATGTCTATGTCAACTATTTGCGTAAAAAAATTGACAAGCAATTTACCCGTAAACTGATCCATACAGTTATTGGTATGGGCTATGTCATCCGTCATGAAAATTAG
- a CDS encoding WG repeat-containing protein, which yields MKHFFLCIAFFTLVFVKTSSAQQKVFKITYQFADPETGTDTSASEFIKILAGNGEALMHAYICKDQMRVESLLFGKSIQISNIKDETSYLIDENSKTYTSTDLASGKLIETSADGDYAYSSDFEMSLIPNEKKVIAGLSCKKATFNLAGSKDKQTEITVWYAEQLPKLYWGTYDYLEKVPGAALSIGAEGLGIQATKVEEVPYETALFEIPEGYEEGEAEETTTDSALNDHLSWYQDPNTEFFGVQDSLGNKLTSAKYASIYAYVGDYAIVTDTVQMFGLIDLQGKEVIPCQYESLSLDTEGAPLVFMKDQKYGLLDNSGKLLLAAKYDFISVPSLSYALYNEGDFTGVLDLKGNVLIPAKYETIAEYRDNLALIIENLTYQLVDKSGKKLLPTGQEYLSFAGEKLLLVFKDNKYGYIDYSGKVVIPFKFQNAQPYENGLALVSEDLENFYYINAKGKFIKKYEE from the coding sequence ATGAAACATTTTTTCCTTTGCATAGCCTTTTTCACATTAGTTTTTGTTAAAACCAGTTCAGCTCAACAGAAGGTCTTTAAAATAACCTATCAGTTTGCAGACCCCGAAACAGGCACAGATACATCAGCTTCGGAATTTATCAAAATTTTGGCCGGAAACGGAGAGGCATTGATGCATGCCTATATTTGTAAGGACCAAATGCGTGTAGAAAGTTTGCTGTTTGGAAAATCCATACAGATCAGCAATATCAAAGACGAGACTTCTTATCTGATCGACGAAAATAGCAAAACATATACTTCAACGGATCTTGCTTCCGGTAAGCTTATTGAAACATCAGCAGATGGAGATTACGCTTACTCAAGTGATTTTGAAATGAGCTTAATTCCGAATGAAAAGAAAGTTATTGCAGGTCTATCTTGCAAAAAGGCAACATTTAATCTAGCAGGCAGTAAGGATAAACAGACTGAAATCACAGTCTGGTATGCAGAGCAATTGCCTAAATTATATTGGGGAACCTACGATTATCTAGAAAAAGTACCTGGAGCAGCGCTATCTATCGGCGCCGAAGGTTTAGGAATCCAAGCTACTAAAGTTGAAGAAGTCCCTTACGAAACGGCATTATTCGAAATTCCAGAAGGTTACGAAGAAGGAGAAGCAGAAGAAACTACGACTGACTCTGCTCTAAATGACCATTTATCTTGGTATCAAGATCCCAATACTGAATTTTTTGGAGTACAGGATAGCTTAGGCAATAAACTCACGTCAGCAAAATATGCTTCCATCTACGCGTACGTAGGTGATTATGCAATCGTCACCGATACAGTTCAAATGTTTGGCTTGATCGACTTACAGGGAAAAGAAGTTATCCCTTGTCAGTACGAATCGTTAAGTTTAGATACGGAAGGTGCGCCATTAGTATTTATGAAAGATCAGAAGTATGGCCTGTTGGATAACAGCGGCAAATTATTGCTCGCTGCAAAATATGATTTCATCTCCGTCCCAAGTTTAAGTTATGCCTTATATAACGAAGGAGACTTTACTGGTGTACTCGATCTAAAAGGGAACGTATTGATTCCTGCGAAATACGAAACTATTGCGGAGTATCGCGACAATCTAGCACTGATTATCGAAAATCTAACCTATCAGTTAGTTGACAAATCCGGCAAAAAATTGTTACCTACAGGTCAGGAATATTTATCTTTTGCTGGCGAGAAATTACTATTGGTTTTTAAAGACAACAAGTATGGATATATCGACTACAGTGGCAAAGTAGTCATTCCTTTTAAATTCCAAAATGCACAACCCTATGAAAATGGATTAGCCTTGGTCAGCGAGGACCTCGAGAATTTTTACTATATTAATGCAAAAGGAAAGTTTATAAAAAAGTATGAAGAGTAA
- a CDS encoding YeeE/YedE thiosulfate transporter family protein, with amino-acid sequence MLLEYIKQPWPWYISGPLIALVMYLLLKQGKDFGMSNNLRTMCTVLGAGKSSSFFRFDWKTQSWNLLVVLGTAIGGFIAHYFLSDSSAAQINAKSVADLKELGIIDHLQGYLPESIFIFNGSLFQFLILSIGGLLIGFGTRYAGGCSSGHAISGLSNFQLPSLIAVIGFFIGGIIMVHFLFPLIFA; translated from the coding sequence ATGTTATTGGAATACATCAAACAACCATGGCCTTGGTATATTTCAGGGCCTTTAATTGCATTAGTCATGTACTTATTGCTAAAACAAGGAAAAGATTTCGGCATGTCGAATAATCTGCGGACGATGTGTACGGTATTAGGTGCCGGTAAATCATCCTCTTTTTTTCGCTTCGACTGGAAGACGCAATCCTGGAACCTTCTTGTGGTACTCGGGACCGCCATTGGAGGATTCATTGCCCATTACTTTTTAAGTGACAGCTCCGCTGCGCAAATCAATGCAAAAAGTGTCGCCGATTTAAAGGAACTGGGAATAATAGATCATCTACAGGGCTATCTTCCCGAATCTATCTTTATTTTTAATGGCTCTTTATTTCAGTTTCTAATTCTAAGCATTGGCGGACTATTGATTGGTTTCGGGACAAGATATGCCGGAGGCTGCTCCTCAGGACACGCCATCTCAGGACTCAGCAATTTCCAGCTCCCCTCATTAATTGCTGTCATTGGCTTTTTTATAGGTGGCATCATCATGGTTCACTTCTTATTTCCTTTAATCTTCGCATAA
- a CDS encoding DUF6691 family protein — protein sequence MKAVKFILIGILFGIILYKSEAASWYRIYEMFQFRSFHMYGMIGTALATAIIIVQIIKREQIKDSNGMQIAFQAKDKSITRYLVGGTIFGLGWALSGACPGPMFALIGSGYWTLGIVLIFAILGTWIYGLLRHKLPH from the coding sequence ATGAAAGCAGTAAAATTTATATTGATCGGGATCTTATTTGGGATCATTTTATACAAATCAGAAGCAGCTTCATGGTATCGCATTTATGAGATGTTTCAGTTCCGCTCCTTCCACATGTATGGCATGATCGGTACGGCACTCGCAACAGCGATTATCATTGTACAAATTATCAAACGGGAACAGATTAAAGACAGCAATGGGATGCAGATCGCATTCCAGGCCAAAGACAAAAGTATCACACGCTATCTCGTCGGTGGCACCATTTTCGGATTGGGCTGGGCATTGTCAGGAGCTTGTCCGGGGCCTATGTTTGCATTGATCGGCTCAGGTTATTGGACATTGGGTATTGTACTGATCTTTGCCATCCTGGGAACATGGATCTATGGTTTACTTAGACACAAGCTGCCTCATTAG
- a CDS encoding sulfite exporter TauE/SafE family protein, whose amino-acid sequence MELLFIIGFLLAILVGLSMGLMGSGGSILTLPIFVYLFHIEPQYALDYSLFSIGILAIIGSIKPLTRGEIDLKTTAFFLVPSLLSVYLTKRHLLAAIPAQFHLAEIAISRNHVIMLLFSIVILISALAMICRRKKVAIPAVTMHIGQVLKIIIAGLLVGVMTGLVGAGGGFIIVPSLVLLLGIPLKQAIATSLFIIGLNASFGLVANYQLLNHMNWPILLTFTLITLIGLQIGSKWKDKLEVVRLQGIFGYFLISIGILILTFEIIQFVNH is encoded by the coding sequence ATGGAACTACTATTTATAATTGGCTTTTTATTGGCGATATTGGTTGGGCTATCAATGGGTTTGATGGGGAGTGGCGGCAGTATTTTAACACTACCGATCTTCGTATACCTATTTCATATTGAGCCCCAATATGCGCTTGATTATTCCCTGTTTTCCATTGGAATACTGGCCATAATCGGCTCAATTAAACCCCTGACTAGAGGCGAGATAGATCTAAAAACTACAGCATTCTTTTTGGTTCCGTCTTTACTGTCGGTCTATTTGACCAAGCGCCACCTGTTGGCTGCCATACCAGCGCAATTTCATCTTGCGGAAATAGCGATCTCCAGAAATCATGTTATTATGCTGCTGTTTTCGATTGTTATCCTGATTTCCGCTCTAGCAATGATCTGCAGAAGGAAAAAGGTCGCAATACCTGCTGTCACGATGCATATTGGTCAAGTCCTCAAAATAATTATCGCGGGTCTGCTTGTCGGCGTCATGACTGGACTTGTCGGTGCCGGAGGCGGCTTTATTATTGTACCATCATTGGTGCTCCTTTTGGGAATTCCATTAAAACAGGCTATCGCAACATCGCTATTCATCATCGGGTTAAACGCGTCCTTTGGTCTGGTTGCAAACTACCAGCTATTAAACCACATGAATTGGCCGATATTGCTTACTTTTACGTTAATCACTTTAATAGGCCTTCAGATTGGCTCCAAATGGAAAGACAAATTGGAGGTGGTACGACTACAGGGGATCTTTGGTTATTTCCTGATCAGTATCGGTATCCTAATTCTTACTTTCGAAATCATTCAATTCGTAAATCACTAA
- a CDS encoding MBL fold metallo-hydrolase, whose translation MFFQHIFESSLAHSSYLIGCQAKGVALVIDPKRDVDTYLEIAAKNNLKITHIAETHIHADYLSGTLELAELTGAQCYLSDEGGEDWQYEFPHIGLKDGDQIHLGNLIFKVLHTPGHTPESLSFVLIDTPATMDPVMIFTGDFVFVGDIGRPDLLENAAGLIGTKEVGAQQMFKSLQHFLTLPDYIQVWPAHGAGSACGKALGAVPSSTVGYERIRNWAFQYQNNESDFVAELLDGQPEPPRYFAMMKKLNKIMRPLQTSVPLYTKLSMEEFTRLYLSGTTVIDTRHKFDFAKGYLPNSINIQHNRTFNTWAGWILDYTKPFILIMDENEQDEIARKLMRIGLDNVVGYITADAIPQLGISLEQQQLIGFQEMNDALENPNVQILDVRNTAEFTAGHLPHATHLFVGTIEDNLDKIDRTKELYLHCQSGDRATIAASILAKNGIKDIKIYSASINDWKAKGGLLVK comes from the coding sequence ATGTTTTTTCAACATATTTTCGAGTCATCATTAGCACATTCAAGTTATTTAATTGGCTGTCAAGCCAAAGGTGTTGCCCTAGTAATTGACCCCAAAAGAGATGTCGATACTTACTTAGAGATTGCAGCAAAAAACAATTTAAAAATTACACATATTGCCGAAACACATATCCATGCTGATTATCTCTCCGGAACATTGGAATTAGCTGAACTAACAGGCGCCCAATGTTACCTTTCCGACGAAGGGGGCGAAGATTGGCAATATGAGTTTCCCCATATCGGATTAAAAGACGGTGATCAGATCCATCTTGGAAATCTAATTTTTAAGGTACTCCATACCCCTGGACATACTCCTGAGAGCCTTAGTTTTGTTTTAATTGATACGCCGGCAACAATGGATCCGGTGATGATATTTACAGGTGATTTTGTATTTGTTGGAGACATTGGCCGTCCAGATCTTTTGGAGAATGCCGCTGGACTCATTGGTACCAAGGAAGTTGGTGCACAGCAGATGTTTAAGTCTTTACAGCATTTTTTGACACTACCCGATTATATTCAGGTATGGCCTGCCCATGGCGCTGGATCAGCATGTGGTAAAGCATTGGGTGCTGTACCTAGTTCAACCGTTGGTTATGAACGGATACGCAACTGGGCATTTCAATATCAAAATAATGAAAGTGATTTTGTTGCGGAACTTTTAGATGGACAGCCTGAGCCGCCGCGCTATTTTGCTATGATGAAGAAACTTAACAAAATTATGCGCCCGCTACAAACAAGTGTGCCTCTGTACACCAAACTTTCGATGGAAGAGTTCACTAGACTGTATCTGTCAGGCACCACGGTTATTGATACACGACATAAATTTGATTTTGCGAAAGGTTATCTTCCCAACAGTATCAACATACAACATAATCGGACATTCAATACCTGGGCCGGCTGGATACTGGATTACACAAAGCCATTTATTCTTATCATGGATGAAAACGAACAGGACGAAATTGCACGTAAGTTAATGCGCATTGGTCTTGACAATGTTGTCGGATATATTACAGCTGATGCCATTCCTCAATTGGGAATTTCTTTGGAACAACAACAGCTTATCGGATTCCAGGAAATGAATGATGCCCTTGAAAATCCCAACGTTCAGATTCTAGATGTAAGGAATACAGCCGAATTTACTGCAGGGCATCTACCACATGCCACACATCTCTTTGTTGGAACAATTGAAGACAATCTAGACAAAATTGATCGCACAAAAGAATTATACCTACATTGTCAATCTGGGGACAGGGCGACAATTGCAGCCTCGATCTTAGCTAAAAATGGAATTAAAGACATTAAAATATATAGTGCGTCCATCAATGACTGGAAAGCAAAAGGTGGTCTATTAGTTAAATAG